From the Campylobacter sp. CNRCH_2014_0184h genome, one window contains:
- a CDS encoding proline--tRNA ligase, with the protein MMKFSKFYAISTKENPKDATLPSHIFLVKGAFVEQIGSGLYNFLPLGKRVLDKIKNIIKEEMDKAGALEVNLSFNTPAELWKESGRFNVFGKELLRFKDRKENDFVLGPTHEEAMVALVRNKINSYKQLPLHLYQIGLKFRDEARPRFGLLRCREFLMKDGYSFHASEADLDKEFNLMHETYSKILTRLGLEFRAVEADSGAIGGSGSKEFMVLAKNGEDDILLCEHCDYAANIEAAKRAKKSCEDERPEADFATQFHTPNVKTIEELAEFFKINPYYTIKAIAKKAIYENEEKIVVFFIRGDDELQEVKALNAANALELVDASEEELEKAGLVPGFIGFVGLNGVDFYIDHELENETNMIIGANKKDYHLVGINVVNLNKERFKDLAAVKEHDLCPKCQHKLKQSKGIEVGHIFKLGNKYSKAMNASYLDENGKAQFFTMGCYGMGVSRLVAVAIEASHDEKGCIWNKTLAPFVLDIIVSNIKDTKAMEFAEQIYTHFSDKEILFDDRNERFGVKINDFELMGFPYALVIGKGLENDEVELIHRNTLEKQVLKTQEVISHLKKIL; encoded by the coding sequence ATCATGAAATTTAGTAAATTTTATGCCATAAGCACAAAAGAAAATCCAAAAGATGCTACTTTACCAAGTCATATATTTTTAGTTAAAGGTGCCTTTGTAGAACAAATTGGAAGTGGTTTGTATAATTTTTTACCTTTAGGAAAAAGAGTTTTAGATAAGATTAAAAATATCATCAAAGAAGAAATGGATAAAGCAGGGGCTTTAGAAGTAAATTTAAGTTTTAATACCCCAGCTGAACTTTGGAAAGAAAGTGGGAGATTTAATGTTTTTGGTAAAGAGCTTTTACGCTTTAAAGATAGAAAAGAAAATGATTTTGTTTTAGGGCCAACCCATGAAGAAGCTATGGTAGCTTTAGTAAGAAATAAAATAAATTCTTACAAACAACTTCCTTTGCATTTGTATCAAATAGGACTTAAATTTAGAGATGAAGCTAGACCTAGATTTGGACTTTTAAGATGTAGGGAATTTTTAATGAAAGATGGCTATAGCTTTCATGCTAGCGAAGCTGATTTAGACAAAGAATTTAATCTTATGCATGAAACTTATAGTAAAATTCTTACAAGATTAGGACTTGAATTTAGAGCTGTTGAAGCTGATAGTGGGGCTATTGGTGGCAGTGGTTCAAAAGAATTTATGGTTTTGGCTAAAAATGGCGAGGATGATATATTATTATGTGAGCATTGTGATTATGCTGCAAATATTGAAGCAGCAAAAAGAGCTAAAAAAAGTTGTGAAGATGAAAGGCCAGAAGCTGACTTTGCTACACAATTTCACACTCCAAATGTAAAAACTATAGAAGAATTAGCGGAATTTTTTAAAATTAACCCTTACTATACTATTAAAGCTATTGCTAAAAAAGCTATTTATGAAAATGAAGAAAAAATTGTAGTATTTTTTATACGCGGTGATGATGAATTACAAGAAGTTAAAGCACTAAATGCAGCAAATGCACTAGAATTAGTTGATGCAAGTGAAGAAGAATTAGAAAAAGCAGGTTTGGTACCAGGATTTATCGGCTTTGTAGGATTAAATGGCGTTGATTTTTATATTGATCATGAGCTTGAAAATGAAACAAATATGATTATTGGAGCAAATAAAAAAGATTATCATTTAGTCGGAATCAATGTTGTAAATTTAAATAAAGAACGCTTTAAAGATCTTGCGGCAGTTAAAGAACATGATCTTTGTCCAAAATGTCAGCACAAGCTTAAGCAAAGCAAAGGTATTGAAGTAGGGCATATTTTTAAACTTGGAAATAAATACTCAAAAGCAATGAATGCAAGCTATTTAGATGAAAATGGTAAAGCTCAATTTTTCACTATGGGTTGTTATGGTATGGGTGTTAGTCGTTTAGTAGCTGTTGCCATAGAAGCAAGTCATGATGAAAAAGGTTGCATTTGGAATAAAACTCTAGCTCCTTTTGTTTTAGATATTATCGTTTCTAATATAAAAGACACAAAAGCTATGGAATTTGCTGAACAAATTTATACTCATTTTAGTGATAAAGAGATTTTATTTGATGATAGAAATGAGCGTTTTGGTGTAAAGATTAATGATTTTGAATTAATGGGCTTTCCTTATGCTTTAGTTATAGGTAAGGGCTTAGAAAATGATGAAGTAGAGTTGATCCATAGAAATACCTTAGAAAAACAAGTTTTGAAAACCCAAGAAGTAATTTCACACTTAAAGAAAATTCTATGA
- the hemC gene encoding hydroxymethylbilane synthase: MQLIIATRKSQLALWQSEYVKNKLSQTHPELEISLEGFKTKGDVLLDSPLAKIGGKGLFTKELEESMLRGDSHLAVHSLKDVPSFFPDGLVLAAISKREVVNDAFLSEYYESLNALPKGAKVGTTSLRRRMQLLALRPDLNIISLRGNINSRLEKLKAKEFDAIILALAGIKRLGLDKEIKYIRAFELDEMIPAASQGALGIESIDDKQILKYLECLNDENAFIETHIERDFIKTLEGGCQVPIGINAKIIDEKIEIRAIVGLPDASKILKEKRMIDKQDYAKAGKLLAKEMIAKGAKEILKEAESMI, encoded by the coding sequence ATGCAATTAATCATCGCAACAAGAAAAAGCCAACTTGCATTATGGCAAAGTGAGTATGTAAAAAATAAATTATCTCAAACACATCCTGAATTAGAAATTTCTTTAGAGGGTTTTAAAACTAAAGGCGATGTTTTACTTGATTCACCTTTGGCTAAAATAGGCGGAAAAGGACTTTTTACAAAAGAACTTGAAGAAAGTATGCTTAGGGGTGATTCGCATTTAGCTGTGCATAGCTTAAAAGATGTGCCGAGCTTCTTTCCTGATGGCTTAGTTTTAGCTGCTATTTCAAAAAGAGAAGTGGTAAATGATGCTTTTTTAAGTGAGTATTATGAAAGCTTAAATGCTCTTCCAAAAGGTGCAAAAGTAGGCACTACAAGTCTTAGAAGAAGAATGCAGCTTTTAGCGTTAAGACCTGATTTAAATATCATTTCTCTAAGAGGTAATATCAACTCACGCTTAGAAAAACTTAAAGCTAAGGAATTTGACGCTATTATTTTAGCTCTAGCTGGCATTAAACGCTTAGGTTTAGATAAAGAAATAAAATACATTAGAGCTTTTGAACTTGATGAGATGATACCCGCAGCTTCCCAAGGAGCTTTAGGTATAGAAAGCATTGATGATAAACAAATTTTAAAATACCTTGAATGCTTAAATGATGAAAATGCCTTTATAGAAACCCATATAGAAAGAGATTTTATAAAAACTCTAGAAGGTGGCTGCCAAGTACCTATAGGTATTAATGCAAAAATCATTGATGAAAAAATAGAAATTCGCGCCATAGTAGGCTTACCTGATGCAAGTAAAATTCTCAAAGAAAAAAGAATGATTGATAAGCAAGATTACGCAAAAGCGGGCAAGCTTTTAGCTAAAGAAATGATAGCAAAAGGTGCAAAAGAAATTTTAAAAGAAGCAGAGAGTATGATATAA
- a CDS encoding FxsA family protein — protein MMVKTNLSAFLILELIASILFITFFGFLNFFMIVFASMFLGAMFLAKTWTNLITMQNTNTNLFGMVKLFSLTIVGILLLIPGILSTFLGILLLFFMMILKLFTKQKRKYHQTNNEEEIIDVEIIQEHKKCN, from the coding sequence ATGATGGTAAAAACAAATTTAAGTGCATTTTTGATTTTAGAATTAATCGCCAGTATTTTATTTATAACCTTTTTTGGTTTTTTAAATTTTTTTATGATAGTTTTTGCAAGTATGTTTTTAGGTGCAATGTTTTTAGCAAAGACTTGGACAAATCTCATCACTATGCAAAATACCAATACAAATTTATTTGGTATGGTTAAATTATTTTCTTTAACCATAGTAGGAATTTTGCTTTTAATACCAGGAATTTTAAGTACATTTTTAGGAATTTTACTCTTATTTTTCATGATGATATTAAAATTATTTACAAAACAAAAAAGAAAATATCATCAAACGAACAACGAAGAAGAAATCATAGATGTAGAAATCATACAGGAGCATAAAAAATGCAATTAA
- a CDS encoding FlaG family protein: MDIGNIQRDANTAQFNTKSTGKVSQENQQQTNLNNQDENLNEKLKNATEKLNNQMETLETNVRFAYNDKINEMYVSVTEKDTGRLIRKIPSEEVMKLIEHFQGVIGTIFDKES, translated from the coding sequence ATGGACATTGGAAATATTCAAAGGGATGCAAACACAGCACAATTTAATACAAAAAGTACTGGAAAAGTATCTCAAGAAAATCAACAGCAAACTAATTTAAATAATCAAGATGAGAATTTAAATGAAAAATTGAAAAATGCAACAGAAAAACTTAATAATCAAATGGAAACACTAGAAACAAACGTACGTTTTGCATATAATGATAAAATCAATGAAATGTATGTTAGTGTAACCGAAAAAGATACTGGTAGGTTAATACGTAAAATTCCTAGCGAGGAAGTTATGAAGCTAATAGAACATTTTCAAGGTGTTATTGGCACTATTTTTGATAAGGAGAGTTAA
- a CDS encoding menaquinone biosynthesis decarboxylase, whose translation MQKFVELLEKNNLLKTIHEPVDVELEMAHLAYIEVKKEDSKALLFTNAVKNGKKYDYPVLLNTFCNEKALKLAFEKDYEDVAKEIRSLLKMHIPQSFGAKLNFFKTLLDLKNIPPKRIKKDGEFNYKSLNSLYDMPILKTWEKDAAPFITMGQVYTQSIDGKQNNLGMYRLQVVDEKTLLMHWQIHKDASHFFHEYKKANQKMPVSIAIGGDPLYIWCAQAPLPKGIFELLLYGFIKKKPAILAKCKSNHLYVPYDSDFVIEGFVDPNEFAPEGPFGDHTGFYTPVELCPILKVEKIFAKKNAIYQATVVGKPPLEDKYMGLGTERVFLPLLQTNAPDLIDYNMPENGVFHNLILAKIEAKYPAHAKQVMHTFWGVGQMSFVKHAIFVDENAPCLKDYDKLIPYILNRFDEEKLLISEGICDQLDHASSTYCYGGKAGLDACGDEKKVELEILSDEALLSLFKEKDQSILKLKQFYTQTFAPVCVILIDKKEKITQVFEKLQTYKKHFRILVFLDSDAILENPYMLIWRVVNNIDAKRDIFIKKDCVAIDATNKGSLEDYHKEWPLMTNCSKEVIDRLITRNLLPNDEKLFKKFEIF comes from the coding sequence ATGCAAAAATTCGTAGAGCTTTTAGAAAAAAATAATTTATTAAAAACCATCCATGAGCCAGTAGATGTAGAACTTGAAATGGCACATTTAGCTTATATAGAAGTTAAAAAAGAAGACTCTAAAGCCTTGCTTTTTACTAATGCAGTAAAAAATGGCAAAAAATACGATTATCCTGTTCTTTTAAATACTTTTTGTAATGAAAAAGCTTTAAAATTAGCATTTGAAAAAGACTATGAAGATGTAGCTAAAGAAATTAGATCTTTACTTAAAATGCATATACCACAAAGCTTTGGTGCAAAATTAAATTTTTTCAAAACCCTACTTGATTTAAAAAATATCCCACCAAAACGCATTAAAAAAGATGGAGAATTCAACTATAAAAGCTTAAATTCATTATATGATATGCCTATTTTAAAAACTTGGGAAAAAGACGCTGCGCCTTTTATCACCATGGGGCAAGTTTATACTCAAAGTATAGATGGAAAGCAAAATAATCTTGGAATGTATCGTTTGCAAGTAGTTGATGAAAAAACCTTGCTTATGCATTGGCAAATTCACAAAGATGCGAGTCATTTTTTCCATGAGTATAAAAAAGCAAATCAAAAAATGCCAGTAAGCATAGCCATAGGTGGAGATCCTTTATATATTTGGTGTGCTCAAGCGCCTTTGCCAAAAGGAATTTTTGAACTTTTACTTTATGGTTTTATCAAGAAAAAACCTGCCATTTTGGCAAAATGCAAAAGTAACCATCTTTACGTACCTTATGATAGTGACTTTGTGATTGAGGGCTTCGTAGATCCAAATGAATTCGCACCTGAGGGACCTTTTGGAGACCATACAGGTTTTTATACCCCTGTTGAACTTTGTCCTATTTTAAAAGTAGAAAAAATCTTTGCTAAAAAAAATGCGATTTATCAAGCTACTGTTGTGGGAAAACCACCTTTAGAAGATAAATACATGGGACTTGGAACAGAAAGAGTTTTTTTACCTTTACTTCAAACAAATGCCCCTGATTTGATAGATTATAACATGCCTGAAAATGGGGTTTTTCATAATCTAATCTTGGCTAAAATAGAAGCAAAATACCCAGCTCATGCAAAACAAGTAATGCATACTTTTTGGGGAGTAGGGCAAATGAGTTTTGTAAAACATGCTATTTTTGTTGATGAAAATGCGCCTTGTTTGAAAGATTATGACAAACTCATACCTTATATACTCAATCGCTTTGATGAAGAAAAATTACTTATTAGCGAAGGAATTTGTGATCAACTCGACCATGCTTCAAGCACTTATTGTTATGGTGGCAAAGCAGGGCTTGATGCATGTGGTGATGAGAAAAAAGTTGAACTTGAAATTCTAAGCGATGAGGCTTTACTTTCACTTTTTAAAGAAAAAGATCAAAGTATTTTAAAATTAAAGCAATTTTACACTCAAACCTTTGCTCCAGTTTGCGTGATTTTGATAGATAAAAAAGAAAAAATAACTCAAGTTTTTGAAAAATTACAAACTTATAAAAAACATTTTAGAATTTTAGTTTTCTTAGATTCAGATGCTATTTTAGAAAATCCTTATATGCTAATTTGGCGTGTGGTAAATAATATAGATGCAAAAAGAGATATATTTATCAAAAAAGATTGCGTTGCGATTGATGCAACAAATAAAGGATCATTAGAAGATTATCATAAAGAATGGCCTTTAATGACAAATTGCTCTAAAGAAGTCATAGATAGACTTATTACAAGAAATTTACTTCCAAATGATGAAAAATTATTCAAAAAGTTTGAAATTTTTTAA